Within the Terriglobales bacterium genome, the region CAGCAACGGCGCCCGTACCGGGCTGAGGCTCACTTTTGAAGACAAGGGGCCGGGGATTCCCGATCTTAACCTTGCTTTGAAGGATGGCTATTCCACCGGCGGAGGTCTGGGACTCGGTTTAAGCGGAAGTAAGAGGCTAGTAAACGACTTCGAGATTGCATCTAAGGTAGGCGAGGGGACTCGCGTTACCGTGGTCCGCTGGAAATGAGGTTGGGTGTCGCGCGAACAGATTTCGGTTCCGATCGCCGAGAACACCCATGTCAGCG harbors:
- a CDS encoding ATP-binding protein, with protein sequence MTTLKSESVPIKVSSDVVSLRQKVRAWTSELKFSLVDQTKMITASSELARNALGHGGGGTCLMEMVSNGARTGLRLTFEDKGPGIPDLNLALKDGYSTGGGLGLGLSGSKRLVNDFEIASKVGEGTRVTVVRWK